One region of Chelonoidis abingdonii isolate Lonesome George chromosome 14, CheloAbing_2.0, whole genome shotgun sequence genomic DNA includes:
- the TTPAL gene encoding alpha-tocopherol transfer protein-like, translating into MSGDSDCTRTSTSVGSPSDNEFLPDRPRYVCSLSPDLIAKAREELQEKPEWRLRDVQALRDMVCKDYPTLGTCLDDAFLLRFLRARKFDYDRALQLLVNYHSCRRSWPEVFNNLKPSAIKAVLASGFVTVLPHLDTEGRHVVCIRPDRWTPSNYPITENIRAIYLTLEKLIQSEETQVNGIVILADYKGVSLSKASHFGPFVAKKVIGILQDGFPIRIKAVNIINEPRIFKGIFAIIKPFLKEKIANRFFLHGSDLNSLHQNLPQRILPEEYGGTSGKLDIAAWNELLLASEEDFLHDFSQLVLPGDSSPSEALVSGDAEEKQSEEPLRGMKPQLYYCY; encoded by the exons ATGTCAGGAGACAGTGATTGTACCCGAACAAGCACATCCGTGGGGTCTCCATCAGATAATGAGTTCCTGCCAGATCGGCCAAGGTATGTGTGCTCACTGTCTCCTGACCTTATTGCCAAGGCTCGTGAAGAGCTGCAGGAGAAACCTGAATGGAGGCTTCGTGATGTGCAAGCCCTCCGAGACATGGTGTGTAAGGATTACCCTACTCTGGGCACGTGTCTGGACGATGCTTTCTTGCTAAGGTTCCTTAGAGCCAGGAAATTTGATTATGACCGAGCGCTTCAGCTTCTGGTGAACTAtcacagctgcaggaggagctggccCGAGGTCTTCAATAACTTGAAACCATCTGCAATTAAGGCTGTCCTAGCATCTGGCTTTGTCACTGTGCTGCCTCACTTGGACACTGAGGGACGCCACGTTGTCTGCATTCGTCCAG ACAGATGGACACCAAGTAATTATCCAATTACTGAGAACATTCGTGCCATATACTTAACGTTAGAAAAACTCATTCAGTCTGAAGAGACCCAAGTGAATGGAATTGTAATCCTTGCAGACTACAAAGGAGTCAGCTTATCTAAGGCATCTCATTTCGGTCCTTTTGTAGCCAAAAAAGTGATTGGAATTCTTCAG gatGGTTTCCCCATTAGAATCAAAGCTGTCAATATTATAAACGAGCCTCGCATATTCAAAGGAATTTTTGCCATCATCAAGCCTTTTCTGAAGGAAAAGATAGCAAACCGG ttttttCTTCATGGCTCTGATTTGAATTCTCTTCATCAAAACCTTCCACAAAGGATCCTTCCTGAAGAATATGGTGGAACATCAGGAAAACTGGACATCGCTGCCTGGAATGAGTTGCTGCTCGCCTCAGAAGAGGATTTTCTGCATGACTTCTCTCAGCTGGTTCTCCCAGGTGACAGCTCACCATCTGAAGCTCTAGTGAGTGGGGACGCTGAGGAGAAGCAGAGTGAAGAGCCTCTGCGAGGCATGAAACCTCAACTCTACTACTGTTATTAA